The following proteins are co-located in the Mesorhizobium australicum WSM2073 genome:
- the nikC gene encoding nickel transporter permease has protein sequence MTASDARTFSRREWLLSERPASRLQARLGRAYVAWRRFSANRLAFVGLLIIIALLLVAVLAGMLAPYSPTFGDLKNARLLAPSAQHWFGTDDLGRDIYSRILYGSRWTLYVVVLVAIIAAPIGLLVGTVAGYAGGWTDAILMRITDIFLAFPKLVLALAFVAALGPGIENAVLAIAITSWPPYARIARAETLTVRNSDYIKAVQLMGASPFRIVLRHIMPLCISSLIVRVTLDMAGIILTAAGLGFLGLGAQPPLPEWGTMIASGRRFILDQWWVAGAPGFAILIVSLGFNLLGDGLRDALDPRSGDQ, from the coding sequence ATGACCGCCTCCGACGCCCGCACCTTCTCCCGTCGCGAATGGTTGCTGTCGGAGCGGCCGGCATCGCGCTTGCAGGCAAGGCTCGGCCGCGCCTATGTCGCGTGGCGGCGCTTTTCCGCCAACCGGCTGGCCTTTGTCGGCCTGCTGATCATCATCGCGCTGCTGCTCGTCGCCGTCCTTGCCGGTATGCTGGCGCCGTATTCGCCGACGTTCGGTGACCTGAAGAACGCGCGGCTGCTGGCGCCGAGTGCGCAGCACTGGTTCGGCACCGACGACCTTGGCCGCGACATCTATTCGCGCATCCTCTACGGCTCCCGCTGGACGCTTTATGTCGTCGTCCTGGTCGCCATCATCGCCGCCCCCATCGGTCTCCTGGTCGGCACCGTCGCCGGCTATGCCGGCGGCTGGACCGATGCCATACTGATGCGCATCACCGACATCTTCCTTGCCTTCCCCAAGCTGGTGCTGGCGCTGGCCTTCGTCGCCGCCCTTGGCCCCGGCATCGAGAACGCCGTGCTGGCGATCGCCATCACCTCCTGGCCGCCCTATGCGCGCATCGCCCGCGCCGAGACGCTCACCGTGCGCAACTCGGACTACATCAAGGCCGTGCAATTGATGGGCGCCTCGCCTTTCCGTATCGTGCTGCGCCACATCATGCCGCTGTGCATCTCCTCGCTGATCGTCCGCGTGACGCTCGACATGGCGGGCATCATCCTGACGGCCGCGGGCCTCGGCTTCCTCGGCCTTGGCGCGCAGCCGCCGCTGCCGGAATGGGGCACCATGATCGCTTCGGGTCGCCGCTTCATCCTCGACCAATGGTGGGTGGCTGGTGCGCCGGGCTTCGCCATCCTCATCGTCAGCCTTGGCTTCAACCTGCTTGGCGACGGCCTGCGCGACGCACTCGATCCCCGCAGCGGTGACCAATGA
- a CDS encoding ABC transporter ATP-binding protein, which yields MTSAIAVDRLEVIFDRFRALKGVSLDVQQGESFGLVGESGSGKSTLLRAITGLAPVASGSITVNGKTLGARRDKAFYREVQMVFQDPYGSLHPRQTVDRLLQEPLAIHGFADGEKRIERALDEVGLGNGFRFRYAHQLSGGQRQRVAIARALILEPSILLLDEPTSALDASVQAEVLNLLEEVRRRRKLTFLMVSHDLAIITHMCERLMVMQGGEAVENLVANDLVERRVTKDYTRNLLRASDGFVRTAPKQI from the coding sequence ATGACTTCTGCGATTGCCGTCGACAGGCTGGAGGTGATCTTCGACCGCTTCCGCGCGCTGAAGGGCGTCAGCCTCGACGTGCAGCAGGGCGAATCCTTCGGCCTGGTCGGCGAATCCGGCTCGGGCAAATCGACATTGCTGCGGGCCATAACCGGCCTCGCGCCGGTCGCCTCGGGCAGCATCACAGTCAATGGCAAGACGCTCGGCGCGCGCCGCGACAAGGCCTTTTACCGCGAAGTGCAGATGGTCTTTCAGGATCCTTACGGCTCGCTGCACCCGCGCCAGACCGTCGACCGCCTGCTGCAGGAGCCGCTCGCCATCCATGGTTTTGCCGATGGCGAAAAGCGGATCGAACGCGCGCTCGACGAGGTCGGCCTCGGCAACGGCTTTCGTTTCCGTTACGCGCACCAGCTTTCCGGCGGTCAGCGCCAGCGCGTGGCGATCGCGCGCGCGCTTATCCTCGAGCCCTCGATCCTGCTGCTCGACGAGCCGACCTCGGCCCTCGACGCCTCGGTGCAGGCGGAAGTCCTCAACCTGCTGGAGGAAGTCCGCCGGCGGCGCAAGCTGACCTTCCTGATGGTCAGCCACGACCTCGCCATCATCACCCATATGTGCGAGCGGCTGATGGTGATGCAGGGCGGCGAGGCGGTAGAGAATCTGGTGGCCAACGATCTCGTCGAGCGCCGTGTGACGAAGGATTATACGCGCAACCTGTTGCGGGCCAGTGACGGGTTTGTGAGGACGGCTCCGAAGCAGATCTGA
- a CDS encoding efflux RND transporter periplasmic adaptor subunit — protein sequence MKRLLLGLAALGTLAACSKSEEKPPEIVRPVLSVVVEPRTTQIFGFAGSVEPQVSADLAFRLLGRVVSRDVKVGDIVSKGTTIAALDPTALELAVQAARAELSNAQAQFANAAASEERQRQLLTSANTSQSVFDAAQQARKAAEASVERAKASLAKSQEQLGYARLFSDFDGVVTAVGAEVGQTVSPGQTVVTVARSDPREAVVDIPDQLTGDLSAGTPFQVILQSLPTIQTEAKLREIAPQSEGSTRTRRVKLTLNNPPQAFRLGSTVTATRMTKVVPTIELPISALLEKNGSEKVWIVDPKTSSVSARDIKVAWKSGGTFTVADGLEAGMRVVTAGVHSLVDGQKVKVPEGGAS from the coding sequence ATGAAGCGGCTCCTGCTTGGCCTTGCCGCGCTTGGCACGCTCGCAGCCTGTTCGAAATCGGAGGAAAAACCGCCGGAGATCGTCCGGCCGGTGCTGTCGGTCGTGGTCGAGCCGCGCACCACCCAGATCTTCGGTTTCGCCGGCTCGGTCGAACCGCAGGTCAGTGCCGATCTTGCCTTCCGACTGCTCGGTCGCGTCGTCTCGCGCGACGTCAAGGTCGGCGACATCGTCAGCAAGGGCACGACGATCGCGGCACTCGACCCGACCGCGCTGGAGCTGGCCGTCCAGGCGGCCAGGGCCGAACTCTCCAATGCGCAGGCGCAGTTCGCCAATGCCGCCGCCAGCGAGGAGCGCCAGCGCCAGTTGCTCACCTCGGCCAATACGTCGCAGTCCGTCTTCGATGCCGCGCAGCAGGCACGCAAGGCCGCGGAAGCCAGCGTCGAGCGGGCCAAGGCTTCGCTGGCCAAGTCCCAGGAGCAGCTCGGCTACGCCAGGCTGTTCTCGGATTTTGACGGCGTCGTCACCGCCGTCGGAGCGGAGGTCGGCCAAACCGTCTCGCCGGGCCAGACGGTCGTCACCGTGGCACGCTCGGACCCGCGTGAAGCGGTCGTCGATATTCCTGACCAGTTGACCGGCGATCTCTCGGCCGGCACGCCCTTCCAGGTCATCTTGCAGTCGCTGCCGACAATCCAGACAGAGGCCAAGCTGCGCGAGATCGCGCCCCAGTCCGAGGGCTCGACCCGCACCCGGCGCGTCAAGCTGACGCTCAACAATCCGCCGCAAGCCTTCAGGCTCGGTTCGACGGTAACCGCGACCCGGATGACCAAGGTCGTACCAACGATCGAACTGCCCATCTCGGCGCTGCTCGAAAAAAACGGTTCTGAAAAAGTGTGGATCGTCGATCCAAAGACATCGAGCGTGAGCGCGCGCGATATCAAGGTCGCGTGGAAGTCTGGAGGCACCTTCACCGTGGCGGACGGGCTCGAGGCCGGCATGCGCGTCGTCACCGCCGGCGTTCACAGCCTCGTCGACGGCCAGAAGGTCAAAGTGCCCGAGGGAGGAGCCTCATGA
- a CDS encoding lytic murein transglycosylase codes for MSGRTEGGATERDFRKFSLAFFLAALVGMVLTVPTHAAPIDDQFRAWLQNDLWPEAKTKGISKNTFDAAFSGVKPNLKLPDLVMPGEKPKTPQKQHQAEFGSPGAYFAEKTVRAVTSGGRAREAANARTLASIEKRYGVPGEILLAIWGRETGFGAAKMPYDAFEVLGTKAFMSTKKDFFRTELLAALEIVERGLAPVGAMKSSWAGALGQPQFMPTSLLKHAVDFDGDGRVDIWNSTPDVLASIANYLVHYGWVRGRSWGFEVMVPQSVSCSLEGPDQGKKIAQWAAMGVERVGGKAFPASELKAEGFLLMPAGRSGPAFIATPNFYVLKEYNTSDLYALFIGHGADRIAHGDQNFTGGWGPVGDLHRSDIAALQRALEAKGYDVGSADGLPGFKTRRSIGRWQEKNGQAATCFPDAGLVAALK; via the coding sequence ATGTCCGGCAGGACAGAGGGGGGTGCGACGGAACGCGACTTTCGCAAATTCAGCCTTGCATTTTTTCTGGCTGCTCTAGTGGGGATGGTCCTCACCGTCCCCACCCACGCCGCCCCCATTGACGACCAGTTCCGCGCCTGGCTGCAAAACGACCTCTGGCCGGAAGCCAAAACCAAAGGCATTTCCAAAAACACCTTCGACGCCGCCTTCAGCGGCGTGAAGCCGAACCTCAAACTCCCCGACCTTGTCATGCCGGGCGAGAAGCCGAAGACGCCGCAGAAGCAGCATCAGGCCGAGTTCGGATCGCCCGGCGCCTATTTCGCCGAGAAGACGGTTCGTGCGGTGACATCGGGTGGACGCGCCCGCGAAGCCGCCAACGCCCGCACGCTTGCCTCGATCGAGAAGCGCTATGGCGTGCCGGGCGAAATCCTTCTGGCGATCTGGGGCCGCGAAACCGGCTTCGGCGCGGCGAAGATGCCCTACGACGCCTTCGAGGTGCTGGGCACCAAGGCATTCATGTCGACGAAAAAGGATTTCTTCCGCACAGAACTGCTGGCGGCGCTGGAAATCGTCGAGCGTGGGCTGGCGCCGGTCGGCGCGATGAAATCGTCCTGGGCCGGCGCGCTCGGCCAGCCGCAATTCATGCCGACCTCGTTGCTCAAGCATGCCGTCGATTTCGACGGCGACGGCCGCGTCGACATCTGGAATTCGACGCCCGATGTGCTGGCCTCGATCGCCAATTATCTTGTCCACTACGGCTGGGTGAGGGGACGCAGCTGGGGTTTCGAGGTGATGGTGCCCCAGAGCGTCTCCTGTTCGCTGGAGGGCCCGGACCAAGGCAAAAAGATTGCACAATGGGCTGCCATGGGCGTCGAGCGCGTCGGCGGCAAGGCGTTCCCGGCAAGCGAGCTGAAGGCGGAAGGTTTCCTGCTGATGCCGGCCGGGCGCAGCGGTCCGGCCTTCATCGCGACCCCCAATTTCTACGTGCTGAAGGAATACAACACCAGCGACCTCTATGCGCTGTTCATCGGCCATGGCGCCGACCGCATCGCCCATGGCGATCAGAATTTTACCGGTGGCTGGGGTCCGGTCGGCGATCTCCACCGGTCCGATATCGCCGCCCTGCAGCGTGCCTTGGAAGCCAAGGGCTACGATGTCGGCAGCGCCGACGGCCTGCCTGGCTTCAAGACCCGCCGCTCGATCGGTAGATGGCAGGAAAAGAATGGCCAGGCCGCCACCTGTTTTCCCGATGCCGGCCTCGTCGCGGCGCTGAAATAG
- a CDS encoding ABC transporter permease produces MSAIENEGGRGSARAVALASSLGRFLVIAVTTYLGLLAVTFFIGRVIPIDPVLAVLGDRAPANVVERTRREMGLDLPLIEQFYIYVKHALSGDFGTSVLTTNPVMTDIRRALPATTELATFGTLIGALFGVPLGVLAAVKRGSFVDQVVRIIGLIGYSVPIFWLGLLALVLFYAKLQWVAFPARLDVVYEYTFTPITGFYLLDSAMQGQWDVFYDAFRHIILPASLLGYFSLAYISRMTRSFMLNELAQEYVVAARAKGLSETRIIWGHALRNAAVPMVTVIALSYAGLLEGSVLTETVFSWPGIGLYITNSLQNADMNAVLGGTIVIGSVFIAINLLSDLLYRVLDPRTKTG; encoded by the coding sequence ATGAGCGCGATTGAAAACGAGGGCGGGCGCGGCAGCGCCCGCGCCGTAGCCCTTGCATCTTCGCTTGGCCGATTCCTGGTCATTGCGGTGACGACCTATCTTGGTCTTCTCGCGGTCACCTTCTTCATTGGCCGTGTCATCCCGATCGACCCGGTGCTGGCCGTTCTCGGCGACCGGGCACCCGCCAATGTCGTGGAGCGCACGCGCCGCGAGATGGGTCTCGACCTGCCGTTGATCGAGCAGTTCTACATCTATGTGAAACATGCGCTGAGCGGCGATTTCGGCACCTCGGTGCTGACCACCAACCCTGTCATGACCGATATCCGCCGCGCCCTTCCGGCAACCACGGAACTGGCGACATTCGGGACACTGATCGGCGCGCTGTTCGGTGTGCCGCTCGGGGTGCTGGCCGCGGTCAAACGCGGCAGCTTCGTCGATCAGGTCGTGCGCATCATCGGCCTGATCGGCTATTCCGTACCTATCTTCTGGCTGGGTCTGCTGGCCCTGGTGCTGTTCTACGCGAAGCTGCAATGGGTGGCCTTCCCTGCACGGCTCGACGTCGTCTACGAATACACTTTCACGCCGATCACCGGTTTCTACCTGCTCGACTCCGCGATGCAGGGACAGTGGGACGTCTTTTACGACGCCTTTCGTCACATCATCCTGCCGGCCTCGCTGCTCGGCTATTTCTCGCTGGCCTATATCAGCCGCATGACGCGCTCGTTCATGCTCAACGAACTCGCCCAGGAATATGTCGTCGCCGCGCGCGCCAAGGGCCTGTCGGAAACCCGCATCATCTGGGGCCACGCCCTGCGCAATGCCGCCGTGCCGATGGTGACCGTGATCGCGTTGTCCTATGCCGGGCTGCTCGAGGGCTCGGTGCTGACCGAGACCGTCTTCTCCTGGCCGGGCATCGGCCTCTACATCACCAACTCGCTGCAGAACGCCGACATGAACGCCGTTCTCGGCGGTACCATCGTCATCGGCTCGGTGTTCATCGCCATCAATCTTCTGTCCGACCTGCTCTACCGTGTGCTCGACCCGAGGACGAAGACAGGATGA
- a CDS encoding ABC transporter ATP-binding protein — MSGPPDQQPSKSTLLDVEDLRVTFPTRTGMIEAVRGVSFSLGRERLGIVGESGSGKSQTGRAIMGLTPPQARISANKLTFDGIDLLGISPRQRRALRGNRIAMILQDPKYSLDPVMSIGRQIVETLRTHEKVGKAEARERALAMLEAVQIRDPKRVFDLHPHEVSGGMGQRAMIAMMLIAGPEMMIADEPTSALDVTVQLDVLGILDRLVAERGMGLIFISHDLRLVSSFCDRVIVMYAGKVVEQLKASELNQAQHPYTRGLLNCMPKIGADRHPLPVLDRKPEWAA; from the coding sequence ATGAGTGGCCCCCCTGATCAGCAGCCATCCAAGAGCACGCTTCTCGACGTCGAGGATCTGCGCGTCACCTTTCCGACCCGCACCGGCATGATCGAGGCGGTGCGCGGCGTTTCCTTTTCGCTTGGCCGCGAACGCCTAGGCATCGTCGGCGAGTCCGGTTCCGGCAAGTCGCAGACGGGCCGCGCCATCATGGGCCTGACACCGCCGCAGGCCCGGATATCGGCCAATAAATTGACTTTCGACGGCATCGACCTGCTCGGCATCTCGCCGCGTCAACGCCGGGCGCTGCGGGGCAACCGCATCGCCATGATCCTGCAGGACCCGAAATATTCGCTCGATCCGGTGATGAGCATCGGCCGCCAGATCGTCGAGACGCTGCGCACCCACGAAAAGGTCGGCAAGGCCGAGGCGCGCGAGCGCGCGCTGGCCATGCTCGAGGCGGTGCAGATCCGCGATCCCAAACGCGTCTTCGACCTGCATCCGCACGAAGTGTCGGGCGGCATGGGCCAGCGCGCCATGATCGCCATGATGCTGATCGCCGGACCGGAAATGATGATCGCCGACGAGCCGACCTCGGCGCTCGACGTCACGGTGCAACTCGACGTGCTCGGCATCCTCGACAGGCTGGTCGCGGAGCGCGGCATGGGCCTGATCTTCATCTCGCACGATCTGCGCTTGGTCTCGTCCTTCTGCGACCGCGTCATCGTCATGTATGCCGGCAAGGTCGTCGAGCAGCTCAAGGCGTCGGAATTGAATCAGGCCCAGCATCCCTACACGCGGGGGCTGCTCAACTGCATGCCAAAAATCGGCGCCGACCGTCACCCGCTGCCGGTGCTCGACCGCAAGCCGGAGTGGGCGGCATGA
- a CDS encoding efflux RND transporter permease subunit, with translation MKGFNLSDWALNHRSLVWYFMLVFVVAGVFSYLNLGREEDPNFTIKTMIIQANWPGASVKETVQQVTDRIEKKLEELDSLDFTRSVTTAGQTVIFVNLKDTTKARDVVPNWLQVRNMVNDIKAQFPQGVQGPFFNDRFGDVYGNIYAFTSDGLTPRQLRDYVEDVRTKILTVPNAGKVDLVGAQDEAIYLEFSTRQIAALGLNQQQIVASLQAQNAITPSGVIQSGPERISVRVGGQFTSEESLRAINLRVNDRFFRLSDVATITRGYADPPTALFRFNGQNAIGLAIGMKPNANLLKFGEALHEEMNKVLADLPVGVGVHLVADQPVIVEEAVSGFTRALFEAVAIVLAVSFISLGMRAGFVVALSIPLVLAITFTVMEYLGISLQRISLGALIIALGLLVDDAMIAVEMMVARLEVGDSLRKAATHVYTSTAFPMLTGTLVTVAGFIPIGLNSSAAGEYTFTLFVVIAVSLLVSWIVAVLFAPLLGVTILPATMKTKHHDQPGRFTSLFRRVLVGSVRHHWLTIIVTVLLFAASIAGFGLVQQQFFPPSDRPELIVDWNLPQNSSIAETRDQMEHFEQRALVGNPDIDHFSSYIGQGAVRFVLAYDVQPANPYFGQTVIVTKSIEARNRVKPALEKLLRAEFVGTDAFVKPLELGPPVGRPVQYRVGGPDIQTVRELAQQFAGVISVNPKLAAPTFDWNEPQRVLRVDVLQDKARQLGITSSDIASTLNSTVGGATITQVRDATYLINVVARSREAERGSIETLQNIQLPTGNGEAIPLAAVANFRYDLEQPTVWRRDRIPTITVRAGLVGDVLPATVVNELKPSVDAFIAKLPAGYSVETAGSVEESAKSQGPIAAVVPLMLFVMATILMVQLQSFQRLFLVVAVAPLGLIGVVAALVPSGAPLGFVAILGVLALIGILIRNSVILIVQIEDLVAEGRDRWAAVIEATEHRMRPIALTAAAASLALIPIAREVFWGPMAYAMMGGIIAGTAITLLFLPALYVTWFRIKEPKREQGGEVDLAAVAET, from the coding sequence ATGAAGGGCTTCAACCTCTCCGACTGGGCGCTCAACCACCGCTCGCTGGTCTGGTATTTCATGCTGGTCTTCGTGGTGGCCGGCGTATTTTCCTATCTCAATCTCGGCCGCGAGGAAGACCCCAACTTCACCATCAAGACCATGATTATCCAGGCCAACTGGCCGGGTGCCTCGGTCAAGGAGACGGTGCAGCAGGTGACCGATCGCATTGAGAAAAAGCTCGAGGAGCTCGACAGCCTCGACTTCACCAGATCCGTCACCACCGCCGGCCAGACCGTCATCTTCGTCAACCTGAAGGACACCACCAAGGCGCGCGACGTCGTGCCGAACTGGCTCCAGGTGCGCAACATGGTCAACGACATCAAGGCGCAGTTTCCGCAAGGCGTGCAGGGACCGTTCTTCAACGACCGCTTCGGCGATGTCTACGGCAACATCTATGCCTTCACGTCAGACGGGCTGACGCCACGCCAGTTGCGCGACTATGTGGAGGATGTCAGGACCAAGATCCTGACCGTGCCCAATGCCGGCAAGGTCGATCTGGTCGGCGCGCAGGACGAGGCCATCTATCTCGAATTCTCGACGCGCCAGATAGCGGCGCTTGGCCTCAACCAGCAGCAAATCGTCGCCAGCCTGCAGGCCCAGAATGCGATCACCCCGTCCGGCGTCATTCAGTCCGGGCCGGAGCGCATCAGCGTGCGCGTCGGCGGCCAGTTCACCTCCGAGGAGAGCCTGCGCGCGATCAACCTGCGCGTCAACGATCGGTTCTTCCGGCTTAGCGACGTGGCGACTATCACGCGCGGTTATGCCGACCCGCCGACGGCCTTGTTCCGCTTCAACGGCCAGAACGCGATCGGGCTTGCCATCGGCATGAAGCCCAACGCCAATCTGCTCAAATTCGGCGAGGCGCTGCATGAGGAGATGAACAAGGTGCTGGCCGACCTGCCGGTCGGCGTCGGCGTGCATCTGGTAGCCGACCAGCCCGTCATCGTCGAGGAGGCGGTCTCAGGGTTCACGCGTGCGCTGTTCGAGGCGGTGGCGATCGTGCTTGCCGTCTCGTTCATCAGCCTTGGCATGCGCGCCGGCTTCGTGGTGGCGCTGTCGATCCCGCTGGTGCTGGCCATCACCTTCACGGTCATGGAGTATCTGGGGATATCGCTGCAGCGCATTTCGCTCGGCGCTCTGATCATCGCGCTCGGGCTGCTGGTCGACGACGCGATGATCGCGGTCGAAATGATGGTGGCGCGGCTGGAGGTCGGCGACAGCCTGCGCAAGGCGGCGACCCATGTCTACACCTCGACCGCCTTCCCGATGCTGACCGGCACGCTGGTGACGGTCGCGGGCTTCATCCCGATCGGGCTCAACTCGAGTGCTGCCGGCGAATACACCTTCACCTTGTTCGTCGTCATTGCGGTGTCGCTGCTGGTGTCATGGATCGTGGCGGTGCTGTTCGCGCCGCTGCTCGGCGTGACCATCCTGCCGGCGACGATGAAGACCAAGCATCATGACCAGCCAGGGCGCTTCACGTCGCTGTTCCGGCGCGTCCTTGTCGGCTCGGTGCGCCATCACTGGCTGACGATCATCGTGACCGTGCTTCTGTTCGCCGCCTCGATCGCCGGCTTCGGCCTGGTGCAGCAGCAGTTCTTCCCACCTTCCGACCGGCCGGAGCTGATCGTCGATTGGAACCTGCCACAGAACTCGTCGATTGCCGAGACGCGCGACCAGATGGAGCACTTCGAACAGCGGGCGCTGGTTGGCAATCCCGACATCGATCATTTTTCGTCCTATATCGGTCAGGGCGCCGTGCGCTTCGTGCTGGCCTATGACGTGCAGCCGGCCAATCCCTATTTCGGCCAGACGGTGATCGTCACCAAGAGCATCGAGGCGCGCAACCGGGTGAAGCCGGCGCTGGAGAAGCTGCTGCGCGCGGAGTTTGTCGGCACCGACGCTTTCGTCAAGCCGCTTGAACTCGGACCGCCGGTCGGGCGGCCTGTGCAGTACCGCGTCGGCGGCCCCGACATCCAGACGGTGCGAGAACTGGCGCAGCAATTCGCCGGCGTGATCTCGGTCAATCCGAAACTCGCGGCGCCGACTTTCGACTGGAACGAACCGCAGCGTGTGCTGAGGGTCGACGTGCTGCAGGACAAGGCGCGCCAACTCGGCATCACCTCGTCCGACATCGCCAGCACACTGAACAGCACGGTGGGCGGCGCGACGATCACGCAGGTGCGTGACGCGACGTACCTGATCAACGTCGTGGCTCGCTCGCGCGAGGCCGAACGCGGCTCGATCGAGACGCTGCAAAACATCCAGTTGCCGACCGGAAATGGCGAGGCGATCCCACTCGCCGCGGTGGCCAATTTTCGCTACGATCTGGAGCAGCCCACCGTGTGGCGACGCGACCGCATCCCGACCATCACCGTGCGCGCCGGCTTGGTCGGCGACGTGCTGCCGGCGACCGTCGTCAACGAGTTGAAACCGTCGGTCGACGCCTTTATCGCCAAGCTGCCGGCCGGCTATTCGGTCGAGACCGCCGGCTCCGTCGAGGAAAGCGCCAAGAGCCAGGGGCCGATCGCGGCCGTGGTGCCGCTGATGCTGTTCGTCATGGCGACCATCCTGATGGTGCAGTTGCAGAGCTTCCAGCGCCTGTTCCTGGTGGTGGCGGTGGCGCCACTCGGGCTGATCGGCGTGGTCGCGGCCCTGGTGCCGAGCGGAGCGCCGCTCGGCTTCGTCGCCATTCTCGGCGTCTTGGCGCTGATCGGCATCCTGATCCGCAACTCGGTCATCCTGATCGTGCAGATCGAGGACCTTGTCGCCGAGGGCAGGGATCGCTGGGCCGCGGTCATCGAGGCAACGGAGCACCGCATGCGGCCGATCGCGCTGACGGCGGCCGCGGCCAGCCTGGCGCTGATCCCGATCGCGCGCGAAGTGTTCTGGGGGCCAATGGCGTATGCGATGATGGGCGGCATCATAGCGGGTACCGCGATCACGCTCTTGTTCCTGCCGGCGCTTTATGTGACGTGGTTCAGGATCAAGGAGCCGAAGCGGGAACAGGGCGGCGAAGTAGACCTCGCCGCTGTTGCGGAAACTTAA
- a CDS encoding ABC transporter substrate-binding protein has product MMMEKLALRSRILLAGAAMSALLLAGAPAGAVTPADTLVEGFAIDDIISMDPGEAFELSTAEVTGNTYDLLVRLDLSDTSKVKPDLAESWTVSDDGLTYTFKLKPGLKFASGNPITAADVAWSFERAVKLDKSPAFIIDQFGISGDNVTEKAKAVDDTTFQFTVDKAYAPSFVLNCLSATVASIVDAKLVKEHVAAVTPSADYKWDNDFGNAWLKTGYAGSGVYKLREWRANEAVVMERNDNYYGEKAKLARVIYRNMKESSAQRLALEAGDIDVARNLEPNDLDAIAKNADLTTTSAPKGTVYYISLNQKNPNLSKPEVRQAFKYLVDYDALSTTILKGIGEIHQTFLPKGVLGELDENPFKLDVAKAKELLAKAGLPDGFSVTMDVRTGQPTTGMAESIQQTLGQAGIKLEIIPGDGKQTLTKYRARNHDIYIGQWGQDYFDPNSNAQTFASNPDNSDAGKSKTLAWRNAWDIPDLTKQTEAALLEKDSGKRADMYKDLEKKILDTSPFVVIHQQLEVAGLRKNLKGFALGPSFDTNFVGPVSKE; this is encoded by the coding sequence ATGATGATGGAAAAGCTTGCTCTACGATCCCGTATCCTGCTTGCGGGCGCCGCCATGTCGGCGCTGCTTCTGGCCGGAGCGCCGGCTGGCGCGGTCACCCCCGCCGATACGCTTGTCGAAGGTTTTGCCATCGACGACATCATCTCGATGGATCCGGGCGAGGCGTTCGAGCTGTCGACCGCCGAAGTCACCGGCAACACCTATGATCTTCTTGTCCGCCTCGACCTCAGCGACACTTCCAAGGTCAAGCCCGATCTCGCCGAAAGCTGGACCGTCTCCGACGATGGCCTGACCTATACGTTCAAGCTCAAGCCGGGCCTGAAATTTGCCTCCGGCAACCCGATCACCGCCGCCGATGTCGCCTGGTCGTTCGAGCGCGCCGTCAAGCTGGACAAGAGCCCAGCCTTCATCATCGACCAGTTCGGCATCAGCGGCGACAACGTCACCGAGAAGGCCAAGGCGGTCGACGACACAACCTTCCAGTTCACCGTCGACAAGGCCTATGCGCCAAGTTTCGTGCTGAACTGCCTGTCGGCCACCGTCGCTTCCATTGTCGACGCCAAGCTGGTCAAGGAACATGTCGCGGCGGTGACGCCGAGCGCCGACTACAAATGGGACAACGACTTCGGCAACGCTTGGCTGAAGACAGGCTATGCCGGCTCGGGCGTCTACAAGCTGCGTGAATGGCGTGCCAACGAGGCGGTCGTCATGGAGCGCAACGACAATTATTACGGCGAAAAGGCCAAGCTCGCCCGCGTCATCTACCGCAACATGAAGGAAAGCTCGGCGCAGCGCCTGGCGCTCGAAGCCGGCGACATCGACGTTGCCCGCAACCTCGAGCCGAACGACCTCGACGCCATCGCCAAGAATGCCGACCTCACCACCACCAGCGCGCCGAAAGGCACCGTCTACTACATCAGCCTCAACCAGAAGAACCCGAACCTCTCCAAGCCCGAGGTCCGCCAGGCCTTCAAATACCTGGTCGACTATGATGCCTTGAGCACGACCATCCTCAAGGGCATCGGCGAGATCCACCAGACGTTCCTGCCCAAGGGCGTTCTGGGCGAACTGGACGAGAACCCGTTCAAGCTCGATGTCGCCAAGGCCAAGGAGCTGCTGGCCAAGGCCGGCCTGCCCGACGGCTTCAGCGTAACCATGGACGTGCGCACCGGCCAGCCGACCACCGGCATGGCGGAATCCATCCAGCAGACGCTCGGCCAAGCCGGCATCAAGCTGGAGATCATCCCCGGCGACGGCAAGCAGACGCTGACCAAATACCGTGCCCGCAACCACGACATCTATATCGGCCAGTGGGGCCAGGACTATTTCGATCCGAACTCCAATGCCCAGACCTTTGCCTCGAACCCGGACAATTCGGATGCTGGCAAGTCGAAGACGCTGGCATGGCGCAATGCCTGGGACATTCCGGACCTGACCAAGCAGACGGAAGCAGCCCTGCTCGAGAAGGATTCTGGCAAGCGCGCCGACATGTACAAGGATCTCGAAAAGAAGATCCTCGACACCAGCCCCTTCGTCGTCATCCACCAGCAGTTGGAAGTCGCCGGTCTGCGCAAGAACCTCAAGGGCTTCGCGCTTGGTCCGAGCTTCGACACCAACTTCGTCGGGCCGGTCTCCAAGGAATAG